A single region of the Halobacterium wangiae genome encodes:
- a CDS encoding cyclase family protein, translating to MLDGYEMHDLTQPWSQDTPAWPTYDNPKIWYEKSLDTEKVNGQKIEFMNHTGTHLDGEKHFIAHGRDIESMPLDELVSDAVVADISDKVGDYDVYTSEMIEDVCDVQEGDILFIHTGYQKYAWHREEADPHKFFCKHPGPNQEFADWCKEMDLNYLILDCGSADHPMNTVVRDVRPELAAEAREKHGVDDLDEIFPPEGYQLMHTELFPEGIVHVENAQVPKELLNERVQIGTFPWRFRGGESSVSRVVAFTEE from the coding sequence ATGCTCGACGGATACGAGATGCACGACCTGACGCAGCCGTGGTCGCAGGACACGCCTGCGTGGCCGACGTACGACAACCCGAAGATCTGGTACGAGAAGTCACTGGACACCGAGAAAGTGAACGGCCAGAAGATCGAGTTCATGAACCACACCGGGACCCACCTGGACGGCGAGAAGCACTTCATCGCCCACGGGCGGGACATCGAGAGCATGCCGCTCGACGAACTCGTCAGCGACGCGGTCGTCGCGGACATCTCCGACAAGGTGGGCGACTACGACGTCTACACCTCCGAGATGATCGAGGACGTCTGTGACGTCCAGGAGGGCGACATCCTCTTCATCCACACGGGCTACCAGAAGTACGCGTGGCACCGCGAGGAGGCCGACCCGCACAAGTTCTTCTGCAAGCACCCCGGCCCGAACCAGGAGTTCGCCGACTGGTGCAAGGAGATGGACCTCAACTACCTCATCCTCGACTGCGGGAGCGCGGACCACCCGATGAACACGGTCGTCCGCGACGTCCGCCCGGAACTCGCCGCGGAGGCCCGCGAGAAACACGGCGTCGACGACCTCGACGAGATCTTCCCGCCCGAGGGCTACCAGCTCATGCACACGGAGCTGTTCCCGGAGGGAATCGTCCACGTCGAGAACGCGCAGGTGCCCAAGGAGCTGCTCAACGAGCGCGTGCAGATCGGCACGTTCCCGTGGCGGTTCCGCGGCGGCGAGTCCTCCGTCTCCCGGGTCGTCGCGTTCACCGAGGAGTAA
- a CDS encoding CaiB/BaiF CoA transferase family protein — MATDGHVLDGVTVLDLSTFVTGGFCSLMLANQGADVIKVERPEVGDDNRHSGPPFVDGESPYFWTVNYDKRSIELNLKTEEGLAALYDLAEEADVFIQNYRPGTAEKLNVAYDDIRGVNDEIVYCAISAFGQTGPWSQRPGYDLLVQGMSGIMSVTGEADGRPVKVGLPQTDLITAMWSAFGIVTALYRRERTGEGDYVELGMLDATLPWLTKQAGKAFVGEEPQRMGTKDPVLAPYQTFETADGHINVACLNQKLWRLFCDAIGRPELTDDERFETNADRVEQMDELEAELEGVLRERTTEEWMDVLVEEAGIPAGPVYSVDEALHNEQTDARGVVREMEARGKTIPVIEHPLNYEHSESGFRSPPPELGEHNRQVFAELGYSDEEIDALADAGVFGED, encoded by the coding sequence ATGGCTACAGACGGACACGTACTCGACGGCGTGACGGTGCTCGACCTGAGCACGTTCGTCACGGGCGGTTTCTGCTCGCTGATGCTCGCGAACCAGGGCGCGGACGTGATCAAAGTCGAGCGCCCGGAGGTCGGCGACGACAACCGACACTCCGGGCCACCGTTCGTGGACGGCGAGTCGCCGTACTTCTGGACGGTGAACTACGACAAGCGCAGTATCGAACTGAACCTCAAGACCGAGGAGGGGCTGGCGGCGCTGTACGACCTCGCCGAGGAGGCCGACGTCTTCATCCAGAACTACCGCCCCGGCACCGCAGAGAAACTCAACGTCGCCTACGACGACATCCGGGGCGTCAACGACGAGATCGTCTACTGCGCCATCTCCGCGTTCGGGCAGACCGGACCGTGGAGCCAGCGCCCCGGCTACGACCTCCTCGTCCAGGGGATGAGCGGCATCATGTCCGTCACCGGCGAAGCGGACGGCCGCCCGGTGAAGGTCGGCCTCCCGCAGACCGACCTCATCACCGCGATGTGGTCGGCGTTCGGCATCGTGACCGCGCTCTACCGCCGCGAGCGCACGGGCGAGGGCGACTACGTCGAACTCGGAATGCTCGACGCTACACTCCCGTGGCTCACCAAGCAGGCCGGAAAGGCGTTCGTCGGCGAGGAACCCCAGCGCATGGGGACGAAGGACCCGGTACTCGCACCCTACCAGACGTTCGAGACGGCCGACGGCCACATCAACGTCGCCTGCCTCAACCAGAAGCTCTGGCGGCTGTTCTGTGACGCCATCGGGCGGCCGGAACTCACCGACGACGAGCGCTTCGAGACGAACGCCGACCGCGTCGAGCAGATGGACGAACTGGAGGCGGAACTCGAGGGCGTCCTCCGCGAGCGCACCACCGAGGAGTGGATGGACGTCCTCGTCGAGGAGGCCGGCATCCCCGCCGGCCCCGTCTACTCCGTCGACGAGGCGCTGCACAACGAACAGACCGACGCCCGCGGGGTCGTCCGCGAGATGGAGGCCCGCGGCAAGACCATCCCCGTCATCGAACACCCGCTGAACTACGAGCACAGCGAGAGCGGGTTCCGCTCGCCGCCGCCGGAACTCGGCGAGCACAACCGCCAGGTGTTCGCGGAACTCGGCTACAGCGACGAGGAGATCGACGCGCTGGCCGACGCCGGCGTGTTCGGCGAGGACTGA
- a CDS encoding IclR family transcriptional regulator, whose protein sequence is MTDADTPTVKSVETTFRIIEALHERGGAGVTELASELSAPKSTVHNHLQTLERNEYVVNDEGTYRVGSRFLELGAHARDRRDIYEVARPEVDRIAEETGELSGVVVEEHGRGVFLHRAKGENAVHVDTYAGKRIYLHGAALGKAVLAHLPEARVDDVVDRHGLPALTENTITDRQVLREELAQIRETGIAFDDEERLDGLRSVGAAITSEDGDVLGAVSVAGPTSRLRDDRFREELPAVVRSAVNVIDLNVTYS, encoded by the coding sequence ATGACCGACGCGGACACCCCGACGGTGAAATCCGTCGAGACGACGTTCAGGATCATCGAGGCGCTGCACGAACGCGGGGGTGCCGGCGTCACCGAACTCGCGTCCGAACTCTCCGCCCCGAAGAGCACGGTCCACAACCACCTCCAGACCCTCGAACGCAACGAGTACGTCGTCAACGACGAGGGGACGTACCGCGTCGGCAGTCGCTTCCTGGAACTCGGCGCGCACGCCCGCGACCGCCGCGACATCTACGAGGTCGCCCGACCAGAGGTCGACCGCATCGCCGAGGAGACGGGCGAACTGTCGGGCGTCGTCGTCGAGGAACACGGTCGCGGCGTCTTCCTCCACCGCGCGAAGGGCGAGAACGCGGTCCACGTCGACACCTACGCAGGCAAGCGGATCTACCTCCACGGTGCGGCACTCGGGAAGGCCGTCCTCGCCCACCTCCCGGAGGCCCGCGTCGACGACGTCGTCGACCGCCACGGGCTCCCCGCGCTCACCGAGAACACCATCACCGACCGCCAGGTGCTCCGGGAGGAACTCGCGCAGATCCGGGAGACGGGCATCGCCTTCGACGACGAGGAGCGCCTCGACGGCCTCCGGAGCGTCGGCGCCGCCATCACGAGCGAGGACGGCGACGTGCTCGGCGCGGTGAGCGTCGCGGGCCCGACGAGTCGACTCCGGGACGACCGCTTCCGCGAGGAGCTCCCGGCGGTCGTCCGGAGCGCGGTCAACGTCATCGACCTCAACGTGACCTACTCGTGA
- a CDS encoding molybdopterin molybdotransferase MoeA: MDHDHADMLSREDAVERVLDGRERALDRLGTETVALDEIAGRVLATDVEATVDQPPHSHATMDGFAFDASADYPYEVVDREVFPEDDPGTLDAGQAVRIATGAPLPEGANAVLKVEESTVEGSELRGTDLEPGTYVYERGSNVEAGEVLFSAGETLSPKDAILLRDLGVEAVEVRARFSVGVLATGTEIHEGRIDDLDSPMLAGLVRSWGHDATYEGSVPDDYEIVEDRISELAEVHDVLLTTGGTSVGKKDYVIRALDSLGEVDFHRAAVRPGKPIALADLPDHDATAFAIPGKPVGAHTITSLVARPFFTGRTDLPTIPAEFSHDVGLGPEGFEYAIPVTLEDGEATPLGHADSALSVYEATFDPSVLSSSTRATRADGFVLTERALSAGESVRVVPYPAVE; the protein is encoded by the coding sequence ATGGACCACGACCACGCGGACATGCTGTCTCGCGAGGACGCCGTCGAACGCGTACTCGATGGCCGGGAGCGGGCACTCGACCGCCTCGGGACAGAGACGGTGGCGCTCGACGAGATCGCGGGCCGAGTGCTCGCGACGGACGTCGAGGCGACGGTCGACCAGCCACCGCACAGCCACGCGACGATGGACGGCTTCGCGTTCGACGCGAGCGCCGACTACCCCTACGAGGTCGTCGACCGCGAGGTGTTCCCCGAGGACGACCCGGGCACGCTCGACGCCGGCCAGGCAGTACGAATCGCCACGGGGGCGCCCCTCCCAGAGGGCGCGAACGCAGTGCTGAAAGTCGAGGAGTCCACCGTCGAGGGTAGCGAACTGCGGGGGACCGACCTCGAACCCGGGACGTACGTCTACGAGCGCGGGAGCAACGTCGAGGCGGGCGAAGTGCTGTTCTCGGCGGGCGAGACGCTGTCACCGAAGGACGCGATTCTCCTCCGCGACCTCGGGGTCGAGGCCGTCGAGGTGCGAGCGCGGTTCTCAGTCGGAGTGCTGGCGACCGGGACCGAGATCCACGAGGGACGCATCGACGACCTGGACTCGCCGATGCTCGCGGGTCTGGTGCGCTCGTGGGGCCACGACGCGACCTACGAGGGGAGCGTCCCCGACGACTACGAGATCGTCGAGGACCGCATCTCCGAACTCGCCGAAGTACACGACGTGCTGTTGACCACGGGCGGCACGAGCGTCGGGAAGAAGGACTACGTGATCCGCGCGCTGGACAGCCTCGGCGAGGTGGACTTCCACCGCGCCGCCGTCCGGCCGGGCAAACCCATCGCGCTCGCGGACCTCCCGGACCACGACGCGACGGCGTTCGCCATCCCGGGCAAACCCGTCGGCGCCCACACCATCACGTCGCTCGTGGCGCGGCCGTTCTTCACCGGACGCACGGACCTCCCGACCATCCCCGCCGAGTTCAGCCACGACGTGGGCCTCGGCCCGGAGGGCTTCGAGTACGCGATCCCGGTCACGCTCGAAGACGGCGAGGCGACGCCGCTTGGCCACGCTGACTCCGCGCTCTCCGTCTACGAGGCGACGTTCGACCCGAGCGTACTGTCCTCGAGTACGCGCGCGACCCGCGCCGACGGCTTCGTGCTCACCGAGCGCGCGCTGTCCGCGGGCGAGTCGGTCCGGGTCGTCCCCTACCCGGCGGTGGAATGA
- a CDS encoding nucleotidyltransferase family protein → MSLPVVDPPAERSGDSRVAGVLLAAGTSSRFGDANKLLADVERETNPVDGAAADGDTTDGTPMVRRSAETLLAAGLDEVVVVLGHEADRVREALGGLDVSFVENPEFESGQASSVRAGVRALGDVDAAVFALGDMPYVAPDSVAALVAAHDADMGTALAAGCDGQRGNPVLFDSTHFPALAERDGDIGGKQVLFAAEHAAIVETGDPGVLRDVDRPDEFA, encoded by the coding sequence ATGAGCCTCCCCGTCGTCGACCCCCCGGCGGAGCGCTCGGGCGACTCGCGCGTCGCGGGCGTCCTGCTCGCGGCGGGCACGAGTTCACGGTTCGGCGACGCGAACAAACTGCTCGCGGACGTCGAGCGGGAGACGAACCCGGTCGACGGAGCAGCAGCCGACGGGGACACGACGGACGGGACGCCGATGGTTCGCCGGAGTGCGGAGACGCTGCTGGCCGCAGGACTCGACGAGGTCGTCGTCGTCCTCGGCCACGAGGCAGACCGGGTCCGGGAGGCGCTGGGGGGTCTAGACGTCTCGTTCGTGGAGAACCCCGAGTTCGAGTCGGGGCAGGCGTCGTCAGTTCGCGCGGGCGTGCGGGCGCTCGGCGACGTCGACGCCGCCGTGTTCGCGCTCGGCGACATGCCGTACGTCGCGCCCGACAGCGTCGCGGCCCTGGTCGCTGCCCACGATGCCGACATGGGAACAGCGCTCGCCGCGGGCTGCGACGGCCAGCGTGGGAATCCAGTGCTGTTCGATTCGACGCACTTCCCGGCGCTCGCCGAGCGCGACGGCGACATCGGGGGGAAGCAGGTGCTGTTCGCTGCCGAGCACGCGGCGATCGTGGAGACGGGCGACCCGGGCGTCCTGCGCGACGTCGACCGGCCAGACGAGTTCGCCTGA
- a CDS encoding acyl-CoA thioesterase: protein MSEFQYTTSVDVRYQDHDTMGHVNNAIYVTYMEEARTGYLRDELGVAADDLSMVVAHLEVDFHRPVQYADEVEVAVSVTDVGESSFTMVYEVRDDEGVTVEGETVQVILDPETGSSAPVPEAWRESIRVLEG from the coding sequence ATGAGCGAGTTCCAGTACACGACGTCCGTCGACGTGCGTTACCAGGACCACGACACGATGGGGCACGTCAACAACGCGATCTACGTCACGTACATGGAGGAGGCGCGCACGGGCTACCTCCGGGACGAACTCGGCGTCGCCGCCGACGACCTGAGTATGGTCGTCGCACACCTCGAAGTGGACTTCCACCGGCCAGTCCAGTACGCCGACGAGGTCGAGGTGGCGGTGTCGGTCACAGACGTCGGCGAGTCGAGTTTCACGATGGTCTACGAGGTGCGCGACGACGAGGGCGTCACCGTCGAGGGCGAGACGGTGCAGGTGATCCTCGACCCGGAGACGGGGTCGAGCGCGCCGGTTCCCGAGGCGTGGCGCGAGTCAATCCGCGTACTCGAAGGGTGA